The genome window GACCATAGCCCGATCGTGCCTTCCTTCGTGAAGCGGGGATCAAGGAACAGGTTATCCCGGCTTTCAGCCAGTAGTTCCGACCGCTCGACGGCCGTGTTCGCATCGCTCACCGCGCCCTCGATCTCGGCGTTCAAACCGTCAAGATACGAGACAAGCCCCGCCTCGTAGTGCTCGCCAAGTTCGTCCAGAAGCTCGATCTGCTGAACGATCTGGGGAACGAGATCGGCCTTGCCGATCCGTGCATCGGGCGTGGTGACGACAATTTGCGGCTCGGGTCGCGTCCGGCGATCCGATACCGCCTCGCCGATCACGCCATAAGTCTCGGCCGGCAAAAGCCCGTCGCTGATCACCATCCGCCCGGACCTGACAGCCGAGGTCGCGCCTTCGCTCACGACATCACCCGTTGCCAGGTGCACGATCCGCCACGCCACCGCCCGCGCCACCAGGTCCGCGCTCCAGGTCAGCTCGATCGCGGGACGCCGCGCCTCGCCACCCTCGCCCTTGATCGCGAAGGCCCGAACGCCCCACCCGTCCACGCCCGGCACCTCGGGCTCGATAATCGAGCGGGGCGGCGCGACCGGAAGCAACGCATCGAACGCGCTGTCGGGATCGTAATCGGACGGATCGCGCTCGCGCACCAGAAACGCGCTCGCCAGCGTCTCGGGATCGACAACCTGCCGCTCGATCTCGAAGAGCTTCGCCTTGTATCCGTTATGCTTGCTCGTCCATGAAATCGTATCGAGCGCGTTGTGCCCGAGCGCTTCCTGCGCGAGCGGGATCACGTGCGACCGGAAGCGGCGGTTATCCTTTCCGGTTTCCCGCATCAGCGCGCGGACCTGTCGGCCGAACGGCACCGCGTCGAGGCGCAGCTCGGCGGTCAGCCGCCGCCCGCCATCGGCCGCTTCCCATTCCGGGTTGATCCACTCGACGGCTTCCGTCGCTTCCCACGCATTGTCGACGTCGGGATAGGTTGCCGACACCGCGTTGTAGGTTTCCGCAAGCCCCGGGAACGGCTCGAACTCGCGCGGATCGGTGACGAGAATGTCGTCATCGGTGATATGCAGCGTGGCAGGCGGCGGCGCGCCGACCGAGATTACCCACCGGCCGCCGATCTCAGCGATCTTGCCACCACATGCCTTCAGCAGCTCGTCGATCACGTCGAGCGGCTCTTCGTCGACACCGACTTCGAGCCCCGCGCGATACCGCTTGCGGGTTCCGCCCCCGTCGACCGGCACAGCTTCGTCGCAGGCATTCATCGCCGCCGCGAAGTATGACAGAACAGGATCATCGGGATCGGCACCGATGCCCCATACATTCCCGTCCGGCAGGCGGATCCCGATGATGATGTTGTAGATCATCACGACCGGGTTCGCCGTATAGCTCCACGTCGAGGGATCATCGACGCGATGCCCGCCCGATCCACCGCGCGCGCTGTCGAGACGCGGATCATAGAGCCGCATCCCCAGAACCTCGAAAAGGCTGCGCGGCTGGCCCGCATACTTCTCTGTATCGAAGCGGAACGTCTGGTGCGCGTAGGCCACGCCCGGCAACACCATGTCCGAGCGCCACGGCCGATCCGGGTCGCTTCCGAGCGCATCGAGCAGGTAGGGATCCGCAACGCTTTGCGTGCCGTCGTGGAAGGTCAGCCAGGTTCGATCGTCGAGACGTCCGAGCGCCTCGCGCCCGGCAAGCTTGCCGTAGGTCTCCGACACATAATCGTCATACTCGACAGGCTCGCCATCGATGAAGACGCGCGTCAGCGCCTCGATCGGGACGTCGGCAAGCGAGATCACGTGCACCCGCTGCCGGTTGTCCTTTCCCCAGCTCGCGGGCGGTGCGGCGAATGTTCCGGCGGTCGCGCACCATCCGAAGATCATGGTCTGCGCATTGGTGCCGCCGGTCTGCGTGACCTGTGTCCGGATGCCCTGCGGGCGCTGCTGACGCCGCCCGAGCGCCATCGAGATCCGCGACGTGACGACACCCACCGCAAGCCGTGTCAGAACGCCGCCGAATCCACTGGACGCGAGCCCCGCCGTCACCCACCCGCTGAAGGCGGCGAGCGCGCCCACGACCGGCCCCGCCTCTGCCGGCTGCGCAAAGAGCGCGACGGCCGCGAGAAGCGCGATAAACCTCATACCGCGAAGACCTTCCGGCCATCGGTGAGCGGACGAAAGCGCAAGCCGTCGAGGCCGAGCGCGGCGATCGACGGCCCGGTGACAAGCCCGAGCGCGAGATGCCCCTTGCCATCGGCGAGAACCGCGATGTCACCGCAGCGCGCGCGCATGATCGGCAGCGCCTCGAACAGGCTCGCCGCCATCGCGACGTGATCCCGGTGCCCCATCTCGCGCAGCCGGACATAGCCGTCCTCGATCGTCCGATAGGACCCACGAAGGACAGCCGCCGGATCCCGTCCCGTCATCGCCTCGACCCCGCCTGCCGCGAAAAGCGCGCAATCATGTATCCCGGGCCGGAACGCGGCCCGCGCAACGCGCGCGAGATAGTCGTCGAGGCGCAGCCGCCAGTTCGGCAGTCGCGAAAAGGTCACTTCCGATCCTCCCCCCACCAGACGGGGATCTGCCCGCTGATGACCGAATAGCGATAGCCGCGATCACCCCCGCGCTTGCGAAGGGCCGCGTCGGATTTCTTCGTGCCGAGCGTCCGCGTCCCGGCACGCGCCGAGGTCGCCAGAGTGAGATCGCAGACCGCGACGGACATGCCGTTTTCGAGCGCACCTTCTTTGATCGGCGCGCTGTCGACGAAGCCCTCGATCGCCTGGTCGATACTGATCAGTTCGTGGGTTTCCCGGTCGAAGATCGCGAGATGAAGCTCGGCCGGTGCAAGCCGCGAGTCGTAATTCCTCAGCAGGCTTTCGGCATCCGGAGAGAGCGCGATCCTGATCCGCTGCAGGCGGATATTCGTGCCCGCCTCATAGGTCAGCGGCTCGGGCTTCAGCAGCCCGGCTATCCCGCGATAGTCGCGGGTCTCGCCCTCGATCTCGAAGCTCTGATCATGCTCGCCATTCCAGATGCCGGCGGGCTGGATCTCTCCGGTGTCATAGGTACGCACTTCGAGCCACAAGAGCCAGCGAGCCAAGCCGCGCCGCTGCGCAAGGGCATCCCGTCCTACAGCGCTGATGATCATCTGAGCGTCTGTTGCCACGTGATGGACCCGCCCGCCCAATGCGTTCGGCGGTGAAGCGGCTTGCGCGTCTCACCGGGCATCAAAACCGCCTTCACGATCGGGCGCGTGAACCGTAGGGGCGCGGCATCGGGGATGCCCGGGCGCAGATGCGGCCTGACCTCGACCGGCCCCGTCTCGCCTTGCGCGTCGGCCTGCACCGGCGCGACAATCTCTTGATATGCGAGCGACGTGTTGTCCGGCCCATAGTAGAAGCTGAATCGGTCGCCGATCGACAGGCGGTAATTCGCGGGAAGCCCGGCAATCCGAAGGATGCGCCGATCGGCGAAATCCTCCGCCACGACGGGCGAAGCGGTCGCGATCTGTGCGCCCAGCGGATCGGCCGCCGGCCATGCGGCATTCGGATCGGTCGCAAGGAACTTGGCCCCGCTTCCGCGCAGAAGGTCGAGCCGCGCGCAGGCGATCCGGCCCACGTCGAGCGGCATGTCGGCGAACGGAAACTCGCCACGCCAAAGCCGCGGGCCGAGATCGGAATCGACGATCTCGCCGCCCCCGGTCTCGCCGACGCGCCGCCGCTCGGACAACTCGACCAGCAGCCCATCGAGCGACAGCCGCACCAGGTCCATGAAGTCGGA of Palleronia sp. LCG004 contains these proteins:
- a CDS encoding DUF6950 family protein, with the translated sequence MTFSRLPNWRLRLDDYLARVARAAFRPGIHDCALFAAGGVEAMTGRDPAAVLRGSYRTIEDGYVRLREMGHRDHVAMAASLFEALPIMRARCGDIAVLADGKGHLALGLVTGPSIAALGLDGLRFRPLTDGRKVFAV
- a CDS encoding phage tail protein, producing MRFIALLAAVALFAQPAEAGPVVGALAAFSGWVTAGLASSGFGGVLTRLAVGVVTSRISMALGRRQQRPQGIRTQVTQTGGTNAQTMIFGWCATAGTFAAPPASWGKDNRQRVHVISLADVPIEALTRVFIDGEPVEYDDYVSETYGKLAGREALGRLDDRTWLTFHDGTQSVADPYLLDALGSDPDRPWRSDMVLPGVAYAHQTFRFDTEKYAGQPRSLFEVLGMRLYDPRLDSARGGSGGHRVDDPSTWSYTANPVVMIYNIIIGIRLPDGNVWGIGADPDDPVLSYFAAAMNACDEAVPVDGGGTRKRYRAGLEVGVDEEPLDVIDELLKACGGKIAEIGGRWVISVGAPPPATLHITDDDILVTDPREFEPFPGLAETYNAVSATYPDVDNAWEATEAVEWINPEWEAADGGRRLTAELRLDAVPFGRQVRALMRETGKDNRRFRSHVIPLAQEALGHNALDTISWTSKHNGYKAKLFEIERQVVDPETLASAFLVRERDPSDYDPDSAFDALLPVAPPRSIIEPEVPGVDGWGVRAFAIKGEGGEARRPAIELTWSADLVARAVAWRIVHLATGDVVSEGATSAVRSGRMVISDGLLPAETYGVIGEAVSDRRTRPEPQIVVTTPDARIGKADLVPQIVQQIELLDELGEHYEAGLVSYLDGLNAEIEGAVSDANTAVERSELLAESRDNLFLDPRFTKEGTIGLWSGANGTTGLVRAGTVAGATHGASYSGRATAAADGRVDVRYRGLAVSVGRTLRVGGWFRFTATTTLQMSARSAKSDGEYSNFTGIKSQVVPANTWTFVSGEGKVAGGAYCDEFAFVATGLPAGAYFSWTNAYLQDVTQEAEAKAFVRETTYAKAEADRQIASLRTEIRARYDTTIAGHDEQIVVLTNKQGAQAGQINTLFADFGNIESSVNSLGQTVANDREAFSQYKISANSRFKDVEAMAELVARTTVDSNGNSVALVRLAAGTSRNSAMLEVAAGSNWAALRFDGMSIFSGGLQSDNYSSNSAGWGIFRGGYAEFQNIKVRRQLQVATGAFYVNFATDNTPAITERGSWYVDTGFQVEAWRGSTRAYEAVAGLEGNVSVDYDSGRALNSFRWGWDVKVIYMTRGDGYASIVLKIQGSQANVQRVRGDLRWRLMEIT